The Lentzea guizhouensis genome contains a region encoding:
- a CDS encoding glycerophosphodiester phosphodiesterase family protein — protein sequence MQQPSVVAHRGASTDRPEHTIGAYELAIKEGADGLECDIRLSKDGEIVCVHDRTLTRTSNGRGTVSAMTLAELQQHDYGSWHKHGQPAELLLLDQLLELVKGTNAQLFVETKHPVRYRNEVEHKLAAALQRHGLQDQIVMMSFSPTAVKAFRELAPDIRTVLLLDRLGRYRSGALPPFADYAGPGIHLLRNDPAYVDRARRAGHETYVWTVDNAEDIALCRDLGVRYLATNAPANTRRLLTANLAT from the coding sequence GTGCAGCAGCCATCAGTCGTCGCGCACCGCGGTGCTTCCACCGATCGTCCGGAACACACGATCGGGGCATACGAGCTCGCCATCAAAGAAGGCGCGGACGGCCTGGAGTGCGACATCAGGTTGTCCAAGGACGGCGAGATCGTGTGTGTGCACGACCGCACGCTCACACGCACGTCGAACGGGCGTGGCACGGTCAGCGCGATGACGTTGGCCGAGCTGCAACAACACGACTACGGCAGCTGGCACAAGCACGGTCAACCGGCCGAGCTGCTCCTGCTCGACCAGCTGCTGGAGCTGGTCAAGGGCACGAACGCGCAGCTGTTCGTCGAGACCAAGCACCCGGTCCGCTACCGCAACGAGGTCGAGCACAAGCTCGCCGCCGCCCTCCAGCGGCACGGGCTGCAAGATCAAATCGTCATGATGTCGTTCTCGCCGACCGCGGTAAAGGCGTTCCGCGAGCTCGCGCCGGACATCCGCACGGTGCTCCTGCTGGACCGCCTCGGCCGGTACCGCAGCGGTGCGCTGCCGCCGTTCGCCGACTACGCGGGACCGGGCATCCACCTGCTGCGCAACGATCCCGCGTACGTCGACCGCGCGCGCAGAGCAGGCCACGAGACGTACGTGTGGACGGTGGACAACGCGGAGGACATCGCGTTGTGCCGTGACCTGGGGGTCAGGTACCTCGCGACCAACGCCCCGGCGAACACGCGCCGCCTGCTGACGGCTAACTTGGCGACCTGA
- a CDS encoding cytochrome P450, with protein sequence MTFDQRDPAFIADPYPAFASLRAAGEVHHHEGMGIAVAVSHAACSAVLRHRSLGRIWSDVKPVERFLSFNLLHRNSLLENEPPVHTRLRRLVAAAFGRGHVERLRPWVAELADRLVDELVAKISDVGQADLLAHVAAPLPVEVIAELLGVPPSDRYLLQPWSNAIVKMYEYDLPPEQQDVAERAATEFVAYLRELIALRRVSPGADLVSDLVAVTDTDGARLTEDELVATAVLLLMAGHEATVNVIGNGIYALMEHRSEWERLTPELLPTAVEELIRYDSPLQLFERTATERVEIAGHVLEPGEKIAALLGAAARDPLVFENPDELNIGREKNQHLGFGMGIHYCLGAPLARIEVEAALSSLHRKLPGAVLAAQPDRRAEFVIRGLHSLELADGE encoded by the coding sequence GTGACGTTCGACCAGCGCGATCCCGCGTTCATCGCCGACCCGTACCCGGCCTTCGCCTCGCTGCGGGCCGCGGGTGAGGTGCACCACCACGAGGGCATGGGCATCGCCGTCGCCGTCTCGCACGCCGCCTGCTCCGCCGTGCTGCGGCACCGCTCGCTCGGCCGCATCTGGTCGGACGTGAAGCCGGTCGAGCGCTTCCTGTCGTTCAACCTCCTGCACCGCAACTCGCTGCTGGAGAACGAGCCGCCGGTGCACACCCGGCTGCGCCGCCTCGTCGCCGCCGCGTTCGGCCGCGGGCACGTCGAGCGGCTGCGCCCGTGGGTCGCCGAGCTCGCCGACCGGCTGGTGGACGAGCTGGTCGCGAAGATCTCCGACGTCGGCCAGGCCGACCTGCTGGCGCACGTCGCGGCGCCGTTGCCGGTCGAGGTGATCGCCGAGCTGCTCGGGGTGCCGCCGTCGGACCGCTATCTGCTGCAGCCGTGGTCGAACGCGATCGTGAAGATGTACGAGTACGACCTGCCTCCCGAGCAGCAGGACGTGGCCGAGCGCGCGGCGACCGAGTTCGTCGCCTACCTGCGCGAGCTGATCGCGTTGCGGCGGGTGTCGCCGGGGGCGGACCTGGTGTCGGACCTGGTCGCGGTCACCGACACCGACGGCGCGCGGCTGACCGAGGACGAGCTGGTCGCCACGGCGGTGTTGTTGCTGATGGCGGGCCACGAGGCGACCGTCAACGTGATCGGCAACGGGATCTACGCGCTGATGGAGCACCGGTCGGAGTGGGAGCGGCTCACGCCGGAGCTGCTGCCGACCGCCGTCGAGGAGCTGATCAGGTACGACTCGCCGTTGCAGCTCTTCGAACGGACCGCGACCGAACGGGTCGAGATCGCCGGGCACGTGCTGGAGCCGGGCGAGAAGATCGCGGCACTGCTGGGTGCGGCCGCACGCGACCCGCTGGTGTTCGAGAACCCGGACGAGCTGAACATCGGCCGCGAGAAGAACCAGCACCTCGGGTTCGGCATGGGCATCCACTACTGCCTGGGCGCGCCGCTCGCGCGCATCGAGGTGGAGGCGGCGCTGTCGTCGTTGCACCGCAAGCTGCCCGGCGCGGTGCTGGCCGCGCAACCGGACCGGCGCGCGGAGTTCGTGATCCGCGGCCTGCACTCGCTGGAGCTCGCCGACGGGGAATGA
- a CDS encoding glycerophosphodiester phosphodiesterase family protein has translation MRTLIGALVIAMATPGLAAAHPHRDFDLQAHRGGLGLTVESTLKAFGKALELGVTTLELDIQITKDGREVITHDRKTNPAKCLDTAPAFPGDPAFPYAGKYVKDLTFAQVRTLDCGSTRWSQHPGQELSPGARMPTLAELFALAREHRAWGVRFNIETKVEAAAPHETAPREQFVQRAVREIRRSGFQHNVTVQSFDWGTLMRLRQVEPRIPVVALTQPEMLRPGSPWTGGLELDDFGGSVARAVKSFGASALSPVHGNPQGGKVGDPDYVPFTTKALVADAHRNGLKVVPWTINDPATMHKLIDDGVDGIITDYPDRLREVMKERGFKLPRKYRS, from the coding sequence ATGCGGACACTCATCGGGGCACTGGTGATCGCGATGGCCACACCAGGCCTGGCGGCAGCCCACCCACACCGCGACTTCGACCTGCAGGCCCACCGCGGCGGCCTCGGCCTGACCGTCGAGAGCACCCTCAAGGCGTTCGGCAAGGCGCTCGAGCTCGGGGTCACCACCCTGGAACTGGACATCCAGATCACCAAGGACGGTCGCGAGGTCATCACCCACGACCGCAAGACCAACCCGGCCAAGTGCCTCGACACCGCACCGGCCTTCCCCGGCGACCCGGCCTTCCCCTACGCCGGCAAGTACGTGAAGGACCTGACCTTCGCCCAGGTCAGGACCCTCGACTGCGGCAGCACCCGGTGGTCGCAGCACCCCGGCCAGGAACTCTCGCCCGGCGCCCGCATGCCCACCCTCGCCGAGCTCTTCGCCCTCGCCCGCGAGCACCGCGCGTGGGGCGTCCGCTTCAACATCGAGACCAAGGTCGAAGCCGCCGCCCCGCACGAGACCGCCCCGCGCGAGCAGTTCGTCCAGCGCGCCGTCCGCGAGATCCGCCGCTCGGGCTTCCAGCACAACGTCACCGTCCAGTCGTTCGACTGGGGCACCCTGATGCGCCTGCGCCAGGTCGAACCCCGCATCCCCGTGGTCGCACTGACCCAGCCGGAGATGCTGCGCCCCGGCTCCCCGTGGACCGGTGGCCTGGAGCTCGACGACTTCGGCGGCAGCGTCGCCCGCGCCGTGAAGAGCTTCGGCGCCTCAGCCCTGTCCCCGGTGCACGGCAATCCGCAGGGCGGCAAGGTCGGCGACCCCGACTACGTCCCCTTCACGACCAAGGCGCTCGTGGCCGACGCCCACCGCAACGGCCTCAAGGTCGTCCCGTGGACCATCAACGACCCGGCCACCATGCACAAGCTGATCGACGACGGCGTGGACGGCATCATCACGGACTACCCGGACCGCCTGCGCGAGGTGATGAAGGAACGCGGCTTCAAGCTCCCGCGCAAGTACCGCTCGTGA
- a CDS encoding DUF4328 domain-containing protein: MQPLQPMRVDWVATPPPGAYPQPASRAQRLRYGGPPRYPAPPRWGFPLLAWRWPTAVLDTAERADSVDGVRRLGRTAQNTLWLVAFVAVWAALSEVWRYVLLAMSRFGALSVNVVNTSDAMVVSSSAILLVGWPLALLFTVLWVRRARNVAATIVGYGPSRSNRSALIGLLVPGVNLVVPGSVLAELEHAVARRPAGERPRPSRLLLWWWGLWAASGVLFVITVLWMLRDSTQAQADGVLLHALGNLVLAGVQVTTALMIRRITTLLLPVDAASVRLMRVLEVKDAPAPPLRAVRASGSPR; this comes from the coding sequence GTGCAGCCGCTGCAGCCGATGCGCGTGGACTGGGTCGCGACACCGCCACCCGGTGCGTACCCGCAGCCCGCGAGCCGGGCGCAGCGGCTCCGGTACGGCGGGCCGCCGAGGTACCCGGCGCCGCCGCGGTGGGGTTTCCCGCTGCTGGCGTGGCGCTGGCCGACGGCCGTGCTCGACACCGCCGAGCGCGCCGACTCCGTCGACGGGGTGCGGCGGCTGGGCCGGACCGCGCAGAACACGCTGTGGCTGGTCGCGTTCGTGGCGGTCTGGGCGGCGTTGTCCGAGGTCTGGCGGTACGTGCTGCTCGCGATGAGCCGTTTCGGCGCGCTCTCGGTGAACGTCGTCAACACCTCCGACGCGATGGTCGTGTCGTCGTCGGCGATCCTGCTGGTCGGCTGGCCGCTCGCGTTGCTGTTCACGGTGCTGTGGGTGCGTCGCGCGCGCAACGTGGCCGCGACGATCGTGGGCTACGGCCCGTCCCGATCGAACCGGTCCGCGCTGATCGGCCTGCTGGTCCCCGGCGTCAACCTCGTCGTGCCCGGCTCCGTGCTGGCCGAGCTGGAGCACGCGGTCGCCCGCCGTCCCGCCGGCGAACGCCCGCGCCCCTCCCGCCTGCTGCTGTGGTGGTGGGGCCTGTGGGCCGCCTCCGGCGTGCTGTTCGTGATCACGGTGCTGTGGATGCTGCGCGACAGCACCCAGGCCCAGGCCGACGGCGTCCTGCTGCACGCGCTCGGCAACCTGGTGCTCGCCGGCGTCCAGGTGACGACCGCGCTGATGATCCGCCGGATCACCACGCTGCTGCTGCCGGTCGACGCCGCGTCCGTCCGGCTGATGCGCGTCCTCGAGGTCAAGGACGCCCCCGCCCCACCCCTGCGCGCCGTCCGCGCCTCCGGTTCGCCCCGCTGA
- a CDS encoding rhodanese-like domain-containing protein, with product MTVPSVEISAVPAQLPEGAVLLDVREQDEWDAGHAPGALHIPMSEIGSRLDEVPHDVQLYVVCRAGGRSARVTQYLNENGWEAVNVEGGMQHWDAHGRPLEGGVDGMEPEVI from the coding sequence GTGACTGTTCCCAGCGTGGAGATCTCCGCCGTTCCCGCCCAGCTGCCCGAGGGCGCCGTCCTGCTGGACGTGCGCGAGCAGGACGAGTGGGACGCCGGCCATGCCCCCGGTGCACTGCACATCCCGATGAGCGAGATCGGCTCCCGGCTCGACGAGGTGCCACACGACGTGCAGCTCTACGTCGTGTGCCGGGCGGGTGGCCGTTCCGCCCGCGTGACGCAGTACCTGAACGAGAACGGCTGGGAGGCCGTGAACGTCGAGGGCGGCATGCAGCACTGGGACGCCCACGGTCGCCCGCTCGAGGGCGGCGTCGACGGCATGGAACCCGAGGTCATCTGA
- a CDS encoding SigE family RNA polymerase sigma factor produces the protein MRRDEEFSEFFTSRFDWVRRTAYALCGDWSEAEELAQNAFVRAYAKWPSVRRETAEAYVRTIVTRLFINSRRARERPVAELPDVGVGGGFDDPDARLHAALQQVPPKQRAALVLRFVHDLSIEQTAAELGCSEGNVKSQTARGLATLREAYGEPVNAESAS, from the coding sequence GTGCGACGGGACGAGGAGTTCTCGGAGTTCTTCACCAGCCGGTTCGACTGGGTGCGGCGCACGGCCTACGCGTTGTGCGGCGACTGGTCGGAGGCCGAGGAGCTCGCACAGAACGCATTCGTGCGTGCCTACGCGAAGTGGCCGAGCGTCCGGCGCGAGACCGCGGAGGCGTACGTCCGCACGATCGTGACGCGGCTGTTCATCAACAGCCGCCGCGCCCGCGAACGACCCGTCGCCGAGCTCCCCGACGTCGGTGTCGGCGGCGGCTTCGACGACCCCGACGCCCGCCTGCACGCGGCACTGCAGCAGGTGCCGCCCAAGCAGCGGGCCGCGCTGGTGCTGCGTTTCGTGCACGACCTGTCCATCGAGCAGACCGCCGCCGAGCTGGGCTGCTCCGAGGGCAACGTGAAGAGCCAGACAGCCAGAGGCTTGGCGACGCTCCGCGAGGCGTACGGCGAGCCGGTCAACGCGGAGAGTGCCTCATGA